Proteins found in one Anopheles aquasalis chromosome 3, idAnoAquaMG_Q_19, whole genome shotgun sequence genomic segment:
- the LOC126579348 gene encoding borealin-like isoform X2: MVRTKVSRIGAKRGQNSSDTKLFIEMKLRDFDVIAECHMTNIELKYQNEMDKLNRAFEVLRSRIPKNLLSMTMSELRLLQTATDDLNTSAPANQTISANMSALLEKSCRKKSKDDEESEQGDTFRVGGTLKTNGKPRLMGPLMSAKIRRRSQSAGAAITTPHANRSLFPVAQSAIVGKTHISGPGSTLKPIPSTSERVSRAKHKTPMIGRPKAISADRGYGVITPKVQPYTPLALIRHAKLGESVFSLTGSPVVTSNMLEATANVNIPVANGMLSIRPTEMDVVDESLVRKIDPNVLMEIKQLQSNLEKILNTFDLGD, encoded by the exons ATGGTGCGAACGAAAGTATCGCGCATCGGGGCCAAGCGCGGACAAAACAGTTCCGATACGAAGCTCTTCATCGAGATGAAACTGCGGGACTTTGATGTCATCG CCGAATGCCACATGACAAACATCGAGCTCAAGTATCAGAACGAGATGGATAAGCTAAATCGTGCGTTTGAGGTGTTGCGATCGCGCATTCCCAAGAATCTGCTCTCCATGACGATGAGCGAGCTGCGGCTGTTG CAAACGGCAACGGATGATCTGAACACGTCGGCCCCTGCCAACCAAACGATCAGCGCAAACATGAGCGCGCTGCTGGAGAAGTCGTGCCGGAAAAAGTCCAAAGACGACG AGGAAAGCGAACAAGGCGATACGTTCCGCGTTGGTGGAACGCTAAAGACGAACGGAAAACCCCGCCTAATGGGACCACTGATGTCGGCCAAGATACGACGGCGAAGCCAATCGGCCGGTGCCGCCATCACGACTCCGCACGCCAACCGATCCCTGTTTCCGGTCGCGCAGAGTGCCATCGTGGGTAAGACGCATATTTCGGGACCCGGATCGACGCTCAAACCGATCCCATCCACTTCGGAGCGTGTTTCGCGTGCAAAACACAAGACACCGATGATCGGACGTCCGAAAGCGATCAGTGCCGATCGGGGATATGGGGTGATCACGCCCAAAGTACAACCCTACACACCGCTCGCACTGATCCGGCATGCCAAGCTGGGCGAGTCGGTCTTCTCGCTCACTGGTAGCCCCGTCGTTACGTCCAA CATGCTTGAAGCGACGGCCAACGTTAACATTCCCGTCGCGAACGGAATGCTATCGATTAGACCAACGGAGATGGATGTCGTGGATGAATCACTGGTGCGCAAGATCGACCCGAACGTGCTGATGGAGATCAAGCAATTGCAATCGAACTTGGAAAAGATTTT
- the LOC126579337 gene encoding uncharacterized protein LOC126579337 has translation MMSQASSSRSGRSSMELKTERKDNGGLEQGDGEDDAGGVKEEEGEVEGHTTTTDDAHQQLDAGNSSDLEIVVGIDEDHIKFLTSMHSGDEEPAHNGHHSGGGSGTVRTAPTTAQERRRRSGSGSVGGGSVGGVSASQNGGSVRPAAHKLTQRKQHQQQSGLLHHSHRLNGIFNGNGKAARRRMSGVGEGITGNGATNRPLAFTDDSADDEDDDEEDEDSDEDDDDSDDEDDDEDVMAEAATILSKTAQQRSVASAEARRYQCDLCPRAFARPDYLRYHMRTHEKSNSFECKLCFSIFASDPAFAHHIRTEHAGMGLADALPPVPESEASRVICTYCDRTFADGDQLEDHLHQQHLGVRPYKCNMCPKAFIRMDFLQCHYAKYHNFHRLAMMGLGEGGGSAGGGFGGGGGGGGGSGGGGMNHPLDPIDRAVQRAALWNSGFLAGGGGTQQGSHGRQDSSASGVPRLAVRKMEDLLDGPRKMPPGGAPGIYSRRTSHTTGTTIGSSSSEDDDEDDDDDEDELKMVVVVGDEDGDDEGTGAESNGQRKRKLTNGTHGAQSAKKKKRATIGAVVAGGPQLPVATVPAVEEETGKHRCPVCERRFIHEPELMAHVRVHPDLPTYKCPLCELTFIGSDYLKAHLKKHVVGDGEDPNAPGAIDLKAPADTVSAPAPAPTPSTRTSATTSPAPPALIASKFPKIVSKVPSTGISLLKPLEERKPPDQQPQQPQQPQQQPSQEYCTKTADGKFKCTVCERLFSHQQTVRIHFRNHTNEKPYKCAFCTESYIRSDYLERHLKVHFKDGVLPANAIASMAAAAAREAAAAVALSNGTGGGQRLSLPSSPTPPSLTTTGAASTPATAVKEDVKREVTPSTTPTPKPLIGRAGLAPENYHFTESNDGQFVCKICDKVFAQVASLRKHALAHNEEKPFYCEVCDRSFIRVDYLKEHFKSKRHLQLVSEGLIGLREVEEDDSTMDGGGGGGSSSRSRTGPSKRRSKPSDKRKPTDALAVASEVTVDALHPTLVAANCGNSRCSSTSSSGSSGGSSSSSSSSSSSGGSISRSSSACEVAIIEHTPTKLVMNNSNSNGAVQTPPSAGEQHPQQLLQQKTTSGSAGTTPEFHRSDYERTSDGRYKCNQCDKTFVTAVTLKMHIRLHTGEKPYKCDKCDKAFIRSDYLKTHEKTHRQQSFLSLLALTSKEPSTASEAGDDSDVGEGQPVLRPDSTAVAMKSMIKREGQGNGEEEGAEVDEDEEEDAEDGDPSDESEADEGEDEEEEEEEDGAQVIKVMVKEASCSESENEDDDEEEDDEEEDDEGTGEEAEERSSSQASKKHFNASNSTIDLPDRESATASLLQRNRAQPPSGREVAGAKEARASLHSNRSIVSGGESSNNGYDDHDEDDSASQTSDGQRMANGGGGSYWAPGSGDPRPDKHSCPTCHKLFAWPKSLKIHMRTHTGEKPYRCDVCGKCFGRSDSLRGHKRTHSEEHQHQQQQQQRIVQCHLCDLCCTSGEELVQHQLAVHGIQPLEC, from the exons atgATGAGCCAAGCATCTAGTAGCCGTagcggcagaagcagcatggAGCTGAAAACGGAACGCAAAGATAATGGTGGCCTGGAGCAGGGCGACGGtgaggatgatgctggtggagtgaaggaggaggagggtgaaGTCGAGGGTCACACGACCACAACAGACGACGCCCACCAGCAACTGGATGCGGGCAACTCGTCGGATCTGGAGATAGTCGTCGGTATCGACGAGGATCACATCAAGTTCCTCACCAGTATGCACTCGGGCGACGAGGAACCGGCTCACAATGGACACCattccggtggtggcagtggtacgGTAAGGACGGCACCAACGACAGCAcaggaacgacgacgacgttccggttccggtagtgttggtggcggcagcgtCGGCGGCGTATCAGCGTCCCAGAATGGCGGTAGTGTCCGCCCAGCCGCTCACAAACTCACCCAACGgaaacagcatcagcagcaatcggGGTTGCTGCATCATTCCCATCGATTGAATGGCATTTTCAACGGAAATGGTAAAGCCGCTCGGCGACGGATGTCGGGAGTCGGGGAGGGGATAACCGGTAATGGGGCCACGAATCGGCCGCTCGCCTTCACCGATGATTCCGccgatgacgaggatgatgatgaagaggacgaggatagcgatgaggatgacgatgacagcgatgatgaggacgatgatgaggacgtGATGGCGGAGGCTGCTACGATCCTCTCCAAGACGGCCCAGCAACGATCGGTGGCTAGCG CCGAAGCCCGCCGGTATCAGTGTGATTTGTGTCCGCGGGCGTTCGCCCGGCCCGACTATCTGCGCTACCATATGCGTACGCACGAGAAAAGCAATTCGTTCGAGTGTAAGCTGTGCTTCAGTATCTTCGCCTCGGATCCGGCCTTCGCCCATCATATCCGTACCGAGCACGCCGGGATGGGGCTGGCCGATGCCCTACCGCCGGTGCCGGAATCGGAAGCGAGCCGCGTCATCTGTACGTACTGTGATCGAACGTTTGCGGATGGGGACCAGCTGGAGGACcatctgcaccagcagcatctcggTGTGCGGCCGTACAAGTGCAACATGTGCCCGAAGGCGTTCATCCGGATGGACTTTCTGCAGTGCCACTACGCCAAGTACCACAACTTTCATCGGCTCGCCATGATGGGCCTGGGTGAGGGTGGTGgcagtgctggtggaggatttggcggcggcggtggtggtggtggtggtagcggaggTGGAGGAATGAACCATCCCCTCGATCCGATTGATCGAGCCGTTCAACGGGCGGCACTGTGGAACAGTGGATTcttggccggtggtggaggcaccCAGCAGGGATCCCATGGGCGACAGGATTCGTCGGCTTCGGGTGTACCAAGGTTGGCTGTGCGAAAGATGGAAGATCTGCTCGATGGTCCGAGAAAAATGCCACCCGGTGGTGCCCCTGGGATTTATTCGCGCCGAACATCGCACACGACGGGCACCACGATCGGTAGCAGCTCGAgtgaagatgacgacgaggacgacgatgacgatgaggacgagctgaagatggtggtagtggtgggggatgaggatggtgatgatgagggtACGGGTGCGGAGAGTAATGGGCAGCGAAAGCGGAAGCTCACGAACGGTACGCACGGTGCGCAAtcggcaaagaagaagaaaagggcgACGATCGGTGCTGTGGTCGCTGGTGGGCCACAATTACCGGTAGCCACCGTTCCAGCGGTCGAAGAAGAGACGGGCAAGCATCGGTGTCCGGTGTGTGAGCGACGGTTTATCCACGAGCCGGAACTGATGGCACACGTTCGCGTACATCCTG ATCTACCCACCTACAAGTGTCCACTGTGTGAGCTAACGTTCATCGGATCGGACTATCTGAAGGCGCATCTTAAAAAGCATGtcgtcggtgatggtgaagatcCGAATGCGCCCGGTGCGATCGATCTGAAAGCGCCCGCAGACACCGTttccgcaccagcaccagcaccaacaccttCAACTCGAACATCGGCTACTACGTCACCTGCACCGCCTGCTCTGATTGCCAGTAAATTCCCGAAAATTGTTTCGAAAGTACCTTCGACGGGCATTTCCCTGTTGAAACCACTGGAAGAAAGGAAACCACCGGatcagcagccacagcaaccacagcaaccacagcagcaaccatcccAGGAGTACTGCACCAAAACGGCCGATGGCAAGTTCAAGTGTACGGTGTGCGAGCGGCTCTTTTCACACCAGCAAACGGTACGCATCCACTTCCGGAACCATACGAACGAGAAGCCGTACAAGTGTGCGTTCTGCACGGAATCGTACATCCGGTCGGACTATCTCGAGCGGCATCTAAAAGTCCACTTCAAGGATGGCGTTCTGCCGGCGAACGCAATCGCTAGTATGGCCGCGGCCGCAGCTCGTGAAGCGGCAGCCGCCGTAGCGCTCTCGAACGGTACCGGTGGAGGTCAACGGTTGTCCCTTCCAtcgtcaccaacaccaccatcactgacGACGACCGGGGCGGCCTCGACTCCAGCTACAGCGGTGAAGGAAGATGTGAAGCGCGAGGTAACACCCTCGACGACCCCGACACCGAAGCCACTGATCGGGCGAGCTGGGCTCGCACCGGAGAACTATCACTTTACCGAGTCGAACGATGGCCAGTTTGTGTGCAAGATCTGTGACAAGGTGTTTGCGCAGGTGGCATCGCTGCGGAAGCACGCCCTGGCACACAACGAGGAGAAACCGTTCTACTGTGAGGtgtgcgatcgttcgttcattcgtgtCGACTACCTGAAGGAACACTTTAAATCCAAGCGTCACCTGCAGCTGGTATCGGAAGGGTTGATCGGGCTGCGCGAGGTCGAGGAAGATGATTCGAccatggatggtggtggaggcggtggatCGTCGTCCCGATCGCGCACGGGCCCATCGAAGCGTCGTAGTAAACCGAGCGATAAGAGGAAACCGACTGATGCGCTGGCGGTCGCTAGTGAGGTCACGGTAGATGCACTCCATCCAACACTAGTGGCGGCCAACTGTGGCAACAGCCGGTGTAGCAGtactagcagcagcgggagtagtggcggcagcagcagcagcagcagtagcagtagtagtagcggtggCAGCATAAGCCGTAGCAGCAGTGCTTGCGAAGTGGCCATCATCGAGCACACGCCAACGAAATTGGTCatgaacaacagcaacagtaacggTGCGGTACAAACGCCACCCTCGGCAGGCGAACAGCATccccagcagctgctgcagcagaagacGACATCCGGATCGGCGGGGACAACGCCCGAGTTCCATCGGTCCGATTACGAGCGCACATCGGATGGGCGGTACAAGTGTAATCAGTGCGATAAAACGTTCGTTACGGCGGTCACGCTCAAGATGCACATTCGGCTGCACACGGGCGAGAAACCGTACAAGTGCGACAAGTGCGATAAGGCGTTCATACGGTCCGATTATCTGAAGACGCACGAGAAAACGCACCGGCAACAGTCGTTCCTGAGTTTGCTGGCGTTGACCTCGAAGGAACCGAGCACTGCCTCCGAGGCGGGCGATGATTCGGATGTAGGAGAGGGCCAACCGGTGCTGCGACCGGACAGTACTGCCGTGGCCATGAAGTCGATGATCAAGCGAGAAGGGCAGGGTAATGGCGAGGAGGAAGGAGCAGAAGTGGACgaagatgaggaagaggatgcGGAGGATGGTGATCCTTCGGATGAGAGTGAAGCGGACGAGGGggaagacgaggaagaggaggaggaagaggatggtgCGCAG GTCATCAAAGTAATGGTCAAAGAGGCGAGTTGCTCGGAGAGCGAAaatgaggacgatgatgaggaggaggacgacgaagaagaggacgatgaagGCACGGGCGAAGAGGCAGAGGAGCGGTCGAGCAGTCAAGCCAGCAAAAAGCATTTCAACGCCAGCAACAGTACAATTGATCTTCCAGATCGCGAATC GGCCACTGCCAGCCTGCTGCAGCGTAATCGCGCACAGCCACCCTCGGGCCGCGAGGTAGCGGGAGCAAAGGAGGCACGGGCCAGTCTCCACAGTAACCGCAGCATTGTCAGTGGCGGAGAAAGTAGCAACAATGGCTACGATGATCACGACGAGGATGACAGTGCATCGCAAACGAGCGACGGgcagcgaatggcgaatggtggtggcggtagctACTGGGCTCCAGGGAGTGGTGACCCAAGACCGGACAAGCACAGTTGCCCCACGTGCCACAAGCTGTTTGCGTGGCCGAAATCCCTGAAGATCCACATGCGTACCCACACCGGTGAGAAGCCGTACCGGTGCGACGTGTGTGGCAAGTGCTTTGGCCGATCGGACAGTTTGCGTGGCCACAAGCGAACGCACTCCGAggaacatcagcatcagcagcagcagcagcagcggattgTGCAGTGCCATCTGTGTGATTTGTGTTGTACGAGTGGCGAAGAGCTGGTGCAGCATCAGCTCGCGGTCCACGGTATTCAACCGCTAGAGTGCTAG
- the LOC126579348 gene encoding borealin-like isoform X1 gives MVRTKVSRIGAKRGQNSSDTKLFIEMKLRDFDVIAECHMTNIELKYQNEMDKLNRAFEVLRSRIPKNLLSMTMSELRLLQTATDDLNTSAPANQTISANMSALLEKSCRKKSKDDGYLTEESEQGDTFRVGGTLKTNGKPRLMGPLMSAKIRRRSQSAGAAITTPHANRSLFPVAQSAIVGKTHISGPGSTLKPIPSTSERVSRAKHKTPMIGRPKAISADRGYGVITPKVQPYTPLALIRHAKLGESVFSLTGSPVVTSNMLEATANVNIPVANGMLSIRPTEMDVVDESLVRKIDPNVLMEIKQLQSNLEKILNTFDLGD, from the exons ATGGTGCGAACGAAAGTATCGCGCATCGGGGCCAAGCGCGGACAAAACAGTTCCGATACGAAGCTCTTCATCGAGATGAAACTGCGGGACTTTGATGTCATCG CCGAATGCCACATGACAAACATCGAGCTCAAGTATCAGAACGAGATGGATAAGCTAAATCGTGCGTTTGAGGTGTTGCGATCGCGCATTCCCAAGAATCTGCTCTCCATGACGATGAGCGAGCTGCGGCTGTTG CAAACGGCAACGGATGATCTGAACACGTCGGCCCCTGCCAACCAAACGATCAGCGCAAACATGAGCGCGCTGCTGGAGAAGTCGTGCCGGAAAAAGTCCAAAGACGACG GTTACCTTACAGAGGAAAGCGAACAAGGCGATACGTTCCGCGTTGGTGGAACGCTAAAGACGAACGGAAAACCCCGCCTAATGGGACCACTGATGTCGGCCAAGATACGACGGCGAAGCCAATCGGCCGGTGCCGCCATCACGACTCCGCACGCCAACCGATCCCTGTTTCCGGTCGCGCAGAGTGCCATCGTGGGTAAGACGCATATTTCGGGACCCGGATCGACGCTCAAACCGATCCCATCCACTTCGGAGCGTGTTTCGCGTGCAAAACACAAGACACCGATGATCGGACGTCCGAAAGCGATCAGTGCCGATCGGGGATATGGGGTGATCACGCCCAAAGTACAACCCTACACACCGCTCGCACTGATCCGGCATGCCAAGCTGGGCGAGTCGGTCTTCTCGCTCACTGGTAGCCCCGTCGTTACGTCCAA CATGCTTGAAGCGACGGCCAACGTTAACATTCCCGTCGCGAACGGAATGCTATCGATTAGACCAACGGAGATGGATGTCGTGGATGAATCACTGGTGCGCAAGATCGACCCGAACGTGCTGATGGAGATCAAGCAATTGCAATCGAACTTGGAAAAGATTTT